The Aureimonas populi genome includes the window TCGCCGGGCGCCATGGCGCCCAGAGGCTGATGGCGCAGACCCGGATGCAGGCGGCGCTGCCGTTCACGGTGGCCGCGAAGCTGCGGACATGGCGCGACCCCTTGAGCCGCCATGCGCAACGGCTCGCGGAGGTGCGCGCCGCCTTGCCGGTCCAACTCGGCGGCCCTGTCGGGGACGGGTCGAGCTTCGGCGGCCACGCTGCCGCCCTTCGCGCCGCCATGGCCGAACGGCTCGGGCTTGCCGATGGCCTGCCCTGGCAGTCCGCGCGCGAGCCTGTGATGGAGGTAGGGCAGGCGCTGGCGCTCCTCTCCGGCACGATGGGCAAGATCGGGCAGGACATCGCGCTGATGGCGCAGAACGAAGTGGCCACGCTCAAGCTCTCGGGGGGCGGCGGCTCGTCCGCCATGGCCCATAAGCAGAACCCGGTTTCGGCTGAAGTCCTGGTGGCGCTGGCGCGTTTCAATGCCGGGCTGCTCGGCACGCTTCACCAGTCCATGGTTCACGAGAACGAGCGTTCGGGCGCCGCCTGGACCCTGGAATGGATGGTGCTGCCGCAGATGGCGGAAACCGCCGGCGCCAGCCTGCGCCATGCCGCTGCCCTGCTTGAGGGCGCCTCCTTTCCTGAAATTGCGCAATAGTATGTCTGCCTGATCATAAGGTCGTCGGATCGACAGGCCGTCGCGTGTCGCGTTGAATCAAGCTTGACCTCTCTTGTCAGGTTTATATAACTCCTCCCGAAGCTGGGAGGGTTGGATAGTTATTCTTGCAAGGTGTATGAGAGGTTCGATCTCGACGTAGATTAGAATGGCTCTATTCTGGAAAGTCTTCCTGCTTGAGGATTTCCAGCATCCTGCGCCTGCTCCCCTGGCTCCGGCGCCCTGCTTTGCGGGCGTCCGAGAATCGTAGTCAGGAGAATTCGTCGATGAAGAGAGCCCTTCTTTCAGGTCTGGCCGGCCTTGCGATCCTGGCGCCTACCGGCGCCGCCTTTTCGCAGGAGCTGACGGTCTATTCCGGCCGCGGCGAATCATTCGTCGCCCCGGTGATCGAGATGTTCGAAAACGAGACCGGGATCGATGTCGAAGTGCGCTACGGCGGAACCGCCGAGCTTGCAGCGCTTCTCCAGGAGGAGGGCGCGAACTCGCCCGCGGACGTGTTCTGGGCGCAGGACGGTGGCGCGCTGGGAGCGACGCAGGATCTGTTCGCGGAGATCCCGGCCAGCGTGAGCGAGGACCAGCCCGACCGCTACAAGAGCGCAGAGGGCCGGTGGATCGGCACGAGCGCCCGTGCCCGCGTGCTGGCCTATTCGCCGGAGCGCGCGCCGGAGGATACGCTTCCCGAGAGCGTGAAGGACCTGACCGCCGAGGAATGGAGCGACCGTGTCGGCTGGGCGCCCACCAACGGTTCCTTCCAGGCGTTCGTCACGGCGATGCGCGTGCATGAGGGCGAGGAAGCGGCGAAGGAATGGGTCGATGGCATGGTTGCCAACAACGCCAAGACCTATCGCAACAACGTGGCGCTCGTGCAGGCCATTGCCGATGGCGAGATCGATGTCGCGCTCACGAACAACTACTATCTGGGCCGCTTCAAGGGCCGGGACTCAAGCTTCCCGGTGGAGCAGACCTTCTTCGCGGAAGGCGATATCGGCAATCTGATCAATGTCGCCGGCGTCGGCATCCTGGAGACCAGCGACAGCAAGGAGGAGGCGCAGCGCTTCGCCGAATTCCTCCTGACGCCCGCCGTGCAGCAATATTTCACCTCGGCCGGCAACGAGTATCCGGTGATCGCGGGCGTGATTCCCAACGCCACGCTCGCCAGCGTCTCCACGGTCGAGACCGCCTCGCCGGAGGTGCCGCTGGACGAGCTGTCCGACCTGGAGGGCACGCTGGAACTCCTGCGGTCGGCCAACCTCCTCTAGGGGCCCTGCTGCCGCCGATGTCCCCGAACGCGGCCGCGCGGCGGCCCCCGCTTCTCCTGCTCGTCCCGGCGCTGGTCGTCGGGGCGGGCCTTGCGGTTCCGCTCGTCTATCTCGTGGTGCGGGCCTTCAGTGCGGAGTGGAGCGCGGTTCAGGCGCTCATCTTCCGCCCTTATACGGCGACCCTCCTTCTCAACACGCTGAAGTTGACGGCCGGCGTCCTGGCCACGACCACGCTCATCGCCCTGCCGCTCGCCTGGCTGATCGTGCGCAGCGACCTGCGCCACAAGAAGCTCCTGTCGATTCTGGCGGTCATGCCCCTGGCCGTGCCCGGCTATGTGATGGCCTATGCGCTGATCGGCCTGTCGGGCTATTACGGCTTTCTCAATCACTTCTTCGGCCTCACCGTCCCGCGCCTGCAGGGCTGGGCGGGTGCGACCGTGGCGCTGTCGCTCTACACGTTTCCCTATGTCTTCCTGAACCTGCGCGCTGCGCTTCTGGGCCTCGATCCCGCGCTGGAGGAAACGGCGCGAAGCCTTGGCCGCTCGCAGCGCGCCACGTTCTTCGCGGTCACGCTGCCGCATCTGGTGCCCGCGCTTCTCTCCGGCTGGCTGGTGATCGGCCTTTACGTCCTCGGTGATTTCGGCGTCGTGGCGCTGATGCGCTACGAGGTCTTCTCCTTCGCCATCTACAACCAGTATGCCGGCGCTTTCGATCGCTTCTATGCCGCTTGGCTCTCGCTGATGCTGATGGCGCTGACGCTCGGCTTCCTCGTCGCCGAGGGGCTGGCGCTGCGCGGGCGGCGCTTCTCGCGCGTCGGCACGGGCGTCGCGCGCCGCGCCTCGCTCGTGCCCCTCGGGCGCTGGCGTCCGCTCGCCCATGCCTTCCTCGCGCTCGTCTTCGCCGCCTCCCTCGGCCTGCCGCTGATGGTCATCCTGTTCTGGTTCGGCTTCGGCGCGGTGGAGGTGGACTGGGCGCTGCTGCGGGCAACGGCGCTGCGCACGGCCGGCGCGGCGCTGCCGGGGGCGGTGCTGGCCGCGCTGCTGGCGCTGCCGCTCGTCGTCCTGACGGTGCGCTATCCCTCCCGCACCTCCTGGGCCATCGAGCGGCTGGCCTATTTCGGCTACGCCGTGCCGCCGCTGGCCTTCGCGCTGGCCATGGTGTTCTTCGCGCTCGGCCTTGCTCCCTTCCTCTACCAGACGCTGCCGCTGCTCGTGGCCTCCTACGCGCTCAGCTTCGTGGCTCTCGCCATGGGCCCGGTGCGCAGCGCGCTTTTGCAAATGGGCGGGCGGGTGGAGGAGGCCGCGCGCGTCCTCGGCCGTGGCCCCGCCAGCGCCTTCGCCTCGGTTACGCTGCCGCTCCTGTCGCGCAGCCTCGTGGCGGGCGGGATGCTGGTCTTCATTCTCATCGTGAAGGAACTGCCGATCACCTTCCTTCTGGCCCCGACCGGCTATACGACGCTCTCCATGAACGTCTTTGCCCGCACCTCCGAGGGGATGCTTCTCGAAGCCGCCCCTTACGCGCTCGTCACCATCCTGTTCTCCAGCCTCTTCGTGGGCCTGATCCTGCGGTATGAGGGAGGGCGTTCATGAGCCGCGCGGCGCGACTGGAGGTTCGCGGCCTGTCCAGGGCGTTCGAGGGCGTGAAGGCGGTGGAGGGCGCCGGTTTCCACGTGGAGCCGGGGGAGATCGTGGCGCTCGTCGGCCCGTCCGGCTGCGGCAAGTCCACCACCCTGCGCATGATCGCCGGGCTGGAGACGCAGGACGAAGGCCAAATCTCGCTGGGCGGCGAGCGGATCGAGCATCTGGCGCCCGAAAGGCGCGCGATCGGCATCGTCTTTCAGGACTACGCGTTGTTCCCGCACCTCACGGTCCTTCGCAACGTCGCCTTCGCATTGGCCGATCTCAGGCGCGGCGAGAGGGAAGGGGCGGCCTTGCCCTATCTGAAGATGGTGGAACTGGAGGATCTGGCCGGCCGGTATCCGGACCAGCTCTCCGGCGGCCAGCAGCAGCGCGTGGCGCTGGCGCGGGCCTTCGCGGGCCGCCCCCGTCTGATCCTCCTCGACGAGCCCTTCTCCAATCTCGACGCCTCGCTGCGCCACGCGACGCGGCGCGAGGTCCGCGCGCTTCTCAAGAAGAGCGGCATCGGCGCCGTCCTCGTCACGCACGATCAGGAGGAGGCCCTGTCCTTCGCGGATCGCGTCAGCGTCATGCGCGCCGGGCGCATCGAGCAGACGGGCGAGCCCTCCGATCTCTACAGCCGCCCGAAAAACGCCTTCGTCGCCAGCTTCCTCGGCCGCACGAACCTCGTGCGGGCGACGGTTCGCGAGCGCATGGCCCACACCGTGCTCGGGCCTCTTCCCGTCGAAGGGGAGGGGGAGGGCGAAGTGCTGCTTTCCATACGGCCGGAATATCTGGAACTGGCGGAGGCCACGAACGGCGAGGCCGGGGCCGGGCTGGTTCTGGAACGCGAGTTCAAGGGGCACGACATGACCTGTTGGGTGGGCCTCGGCGGGGAGCAGTACCAGGTGGACACGGACTTCACCTGCCCCTTCCGGCCGGGCGATGCGGTGCGCCTCGTGGCGCGCGCGCCCGCCGTGATCGTGGCCGAGTAGGACGGATGGACAGGCAGCGGCTTCTCGTCGGGGTGGATGGCGGCGGCACCCACTGCCGGGCGCGGGTGGCGACGGCCGACGGCCTCGTCTTCGGCGAGGCGCGGGGCGGCAGCGCCAACATCTTCTCCGACCCCGGCGGAGCGGCGCTCGTCGTGCGCCGGACCGTCGAGGACGCCCTGGCTGCGGCTGGCCTCGATGCGACCGCCTTGGCGCGCTGCCATGCCGGGCTCGGCCTTGCCGGGGCCAATGTGCCGGATGCGGCGCGTGCCTTCGCGGCCGAGCCGCTGCCCTTCGCGTCCTATCGCCTGGCGAGCGACGCCGTGATCGCCTGCCTCGGCGCCCATGGCGGGGCCGATGGCGGCATCGCCATCTTCGGCACGGGAACGGCCTATGTGGCTCGCCGGCAAGGGAGCCATACGGTCTTCGGCGGCTGGGGGCTGGCCGTCTCTGATCGCGGCTCGGGTGCGGATATCGGGCGCGCGGCCCTTGCCGCCGCGCTCGACGCCCATGACGGGCTCGGCGAGCGCAGCGCGTTGACGGACGAGGTGATGGGCGGGTTCGACAACGATCCGGCTCATCTCGCGATCTTCGCCGGAAAGGCGCGGCCGGGCGATTTCGGCCGTTTCGCTCCGTTGGTCTGGGATCGGCTGGATGCGGGGGACGCGGTGGCCGAGGCCATCGTCGCGCGGGCGCTGGCGGCGGTCGAGCCCGCCCTTCGCCGGCTGCTGGCGCTCGGCGTGCCGGCCATCTCGCTGCTCGGCGGCATGGCGGGGCGTTACGCGCCGCTGCTGCCGGGGGACATCATTTCGTGCCTCGCTTCCCCGCTGGGCGACGGGCTGGACGGGGCGCTGGTTCTCGCCGCCGAGACGCTGCCTCAATAGGCGCTGGAGGAGCGCAGGAGCGTGAAGGGCGTGATGGCGAGGATATAGAGGTCGAACAGGACCGACCAGTTCTCGATGTAATGCAGATCGTGCTCGAAGCGCTTGGTGAGCTTGGCGGGGTCGTCGATCTCCCCGCGCCATCCCTTCACCTGCGCCCAGCCCGTGATCCCCGGCTTGACCTTGTGGCGGCCGAAATAGCCTTCCACGATCTCGACGAAGGCCTGGTTCATGCTGGACTTGGCGTAGACCGCGTGCGGCCGAGGCCCCACCAGCGACAATTCGCCCGTGATGACGTTGAAGAGTTGCGGCAGCTCGT containing:
- a CDS encoding 3-carboxy-cis,cis-muconate cycloisomerase gives rise to the protein MSGPLLSSLAGDAQIAALFAPEADIRAMLEVEAALAEAQGALGILSPVVAARIASVCRDIRPDEEAIRRGLVRDGVPVPELVRQLRAAIDSDHADDVHVGATSQDIVDTGSMLRLKAVFGLLNERLVVLLSILDRLAGRHGAQRLMAQTRMQAALPFTVAAKLRTWRDPLSRHAQRLAEVRAALPVQLGGPVGDGSSFGGHAAALRAAMAERLGLADGLPWQSAREPVMEVGQALALLSGTMGKIGQDIALMAQNEVATLKLSGGGGSSAMAHKQNPVSAEVLVALARFNAGLLGTLHQSMVHENERSGAAWTLEWMVLPQMAETAGASLRHAAALLEGASFPEIAQ
- a CDS encoding iron ABC transporter substrate-binding protein, with the protein product MKRALLSGLAGLAILAPTGAAFSQELTVYSGRGESFVAPVIEMFENETGIDVEVRYGGTAELAALLQEEGANSPADVFWAQDGGALGATQDLFAEIPASVSEDQPDRYKSAEGRWIGTSARARVLAYSPERAPEDTLPESVKDLTAEEWSDRVGWAPTNGSFQAFVTAMRVHEGEEAAKEWVDGMVANNAKTYRNNVALVQAIADGEIDVALTNNYYLGRFKGRDSSFPVEQTFFAEGDIGNLINVAGVGILETSDSKEEAQRFAEFLLTPAVQQYFTSAGNEYPVIAGVIPNATLASVSTVETASPEVPLDELSDLEGTLELLRSANLL
- a CDS encoding ABC transporter permease, with protein sequence MSPNAAARRPPLLLLVPALVVGAGLAVPLVYLVVRAFSAEWSAVQALIFRPYTATLLLNTLKLTAGVLATTTLIALPLAWLIVRSDLRHKKLLSILAVMPLAVPGYVMAYALIGLSGYYGFLNHFFGLTVPRLQGWAGATVALSLYTFPYVFLNLRAALLGLDPALEETARSLGRSQRATFFAVTLPHLVPALLSGWLVIGLYVLGDFGVVALMRYEVFSFAIYNQYAGAFDRFYAAWLSLMLMALTLGFLVAEGLALRGRRFSRVGTGVARRASLVPLGRWRPLAHAFLALVFAASLGLPLMVILFWFGFGAVEVDWALLRATALRTAGAALPGAVLAALLALPLVVLTVRYPSRTSWAIERLAYFGYAVPPLAFALAMVFFALGLAPFLYQTLPLLVASYALSFVALAMGPVRSALLQMGGRVEEAARVLGRGPASAFASVTLPLLSRSLVAGGMLVFILIVKELPITFLLAPTGYTTLSMNVFARTSEGMLLEAAPYALVTILFSSLFVGLILRYEGGRS
- a CDS encoding ABC transporter ATP-binding protein gives rise to the protein MSRAARLEVRGLSRAFEGVKAVEGAGFHVEPGEIVALVGPSGCGKSTTLRMIAGLETQDEGQISLGGERIEHLAPERRAIGIVFQDYALFPHLTVLRNVAFALADLRRGEREGAALPYLKMVELEDLAGRYPDQLSGGQQQRVALARAFAGRPRLILLDEPFSNLDASLRHATRREVRALLKKSGIGAVLVTHDQEEALSFADRVSVMRAGRIEQTGEPSDLYSRPKNAFVASFLGRTNLVRATVRERMAHTVLGPLPVEGEGEGEVLLSIRPEYLELAEATNGEAGAGLVLEREFKGHDMTCWVGLGGEQYQVDTDFTCPFRPGDAVRLVARAPAVIVAE
- a CDS encoding BadF/BadG/BcrA/BcrD ATPase family protein, producing the protein MDRQRLLVGVDGGGTHCRARVATADGLVFGEARGGSANIFSDPGGAALVVRRTVEDALAAAGLDATALARCHAGLGLAGANVPDAARAFAAEPLPFASYRLASDAVIACLGAHGGADGGIAIFGTGTAYVARRQGSHTVFGGWGLAVSDRGSGADIGRAALAAALDAHDGLGERSALTDEVMGGFDNDPAHLAIFAGKARPGDFGRFAPLVWDRLDAGDAVAEAIVARALAAVEPALRRLLALGVPAISLLGGMAGRYAPLLPGDIISCLASPLGDGLDGALVLAAETLPQ